The window CTTCCCTTTGAAGAGCTTAAGCAAAAGTCCGCAACCGCAACTATTTGCGAGTTGAATATTATACTCCCTGACGAATATGCTATAAGCACATTTTTAAGCATAGAGCCCGTAATTTCCGCTCTGCTTAATGTTCCCGAAACTACAAAATAAACAGCCTTTATTCCGCTTACTTTGACTGTTGAATTTGAGGTTTGAATACGGCAGCTTTCAAGTAAATAATCTTTCGGTACGTAAATAAAGATTGTTCCGCTTGAGGGACGAAAGCCCGTAAATCTTAAACTGTTTCCGCGTTTTACCGCTGAAAGATTTGAACCTTCCGAAAGCTCTTGTTTATAACTTATGCCGCTTTTTTCCGTAGGCTCAATTATAACGTCTATTCCCGAAACCGTAACTTCTATATTTGTAATTTCGGAATTTACCGTAACCGTTTTATCTTCTCCGTTTTGAGCATAAATTACGGAAATTTTAAAAATATTTAAAAAGAGGAAAAAAGCATATAGTTTAAATTTCCGTTTACCGTTCAAACTGCCTCCGGTTTAATTTGATGTGCCGCTATTTTCGTTCCAATAATAAGAATCGGGATAATTCCGCTTGCCGAAGATTGCCGTGCCTACGCGGATTAGGGTAGAGCCTTCTTCGATAGCGGCCTCCAAATCTCCCGTCATACCCATAGACATTACTTCCATGGAAACATTCGGAATATCTTTTGCAATAATCTCTTTTCGTATTTTTTGTAAAAGTTTAAAGCAGCAGCGCACCTTATCTATATCATCGGAAAAAAGTCCTATTGTCATAAGACCTTTTATATTAAGGCAGGGGAGGGCTGCTATTTTTTCAGTAAGGGTAATGGCTTTTTCAGGTTCGCAGCCGAATTTACTTTCTTCTTCGGAAGTGTTTACTTGAATAAGGATATCAATGCTTTTATTTTCAGCTTGCAGCCTTTTACTTAACTTTTCGGCAAGTTCAAGTCTGTCTACCGATTCAATACAATCGGCATATTTTATTACGTCTTTTATTTTATTTGTTTGAAGATGTCCTATAAAGTGTGTTTCATGTTTAATTGAAGAAAGGGCTTTGAATTTTTCGGTAAGCTCCTGTACCTTATTTTCCCCGATTAAAAGTTCTCCGTAGCTCATAGCTTTTAAAATACGCTCAGGTTCTACCGTTTTTGTAGCCATAAGGAGGCGTACTTCTTTAGGGTTCCGTCCGCAGGCTGCACATGCGGATTCTATGCGTTTGTGTACGGCTTGTAAATTTATTTTAATTTCGTCAGACATAATTTCCTCGATAATTTAATTTACCGAAATTGGAGTAATAATTCAAGAGGCGGTCAGACTTAATTTACAGTTTAACATAATTTTATAGGATACACATATTGAAGAACTGTTTGAAAGAGCCTATAATATTATATCAAATAATTCATAAGGAGAATTTATGAAACTTGTAGAGATGACCGTAAAAAATTTCGTTGCGGAAACTGCGAGCGATTCGCCCGCTCCGGGGGGCGGCTCCGTTTCCGCTTTGGCAGGTTCGCTTTCGGCGGCTTTGGGACAAATGGTAATCAGGCTTACAACAGGCAAAAAGGCTTTTAAAGAGCTTGATGAAAAAACTCAAAAAGAATTTGAAACAAAACTGCCTGAACTTGAAGCGGCTCAAAAAAGGCTTGATGAGTTAATCGATGAAGATACGCAGGCGTTTAATGCTTTTATGGAAGCTTTAAAACTTCCGAAAAATACCGAAGAGGAAAAAGCAAAGCGCAGTAAGGCTATGTCCGATGCAACCGCAGTTGCCATGCAAATTCCGTTGGAAACTGCAAATACCTGTCTTAATGTGTTAAGACTGTTACCTATTGTTGCCGTTTACGGAAATAAAAATGCAGCTTCCGATATAGGTGTGGCGGCTTTAAATGCCCGTTCAGGTTTGGAAGGCGCTATTTTAAATGTTAAGATAAATTTAGGCGGAATCGATGATAAACCTCTTTGCGAAAAAACCCGTGCAGAATGCAATAAAATGCTCGAAGAGGGAGATAAGCTTAAAACGGAAATTTTAAAAACCGTTTATTCCAAAATAGAATAACAAGGTTTAAAACCTGTCCCTTATGTGGTTTTCCGGGGACAGGTTTTTAGCTTAAAGCTACTATTGCTCTT is drawn from Treponema pedis and contains these coding sequences:
- a CDS encoding YggS family pyridoxal phosphate-dependent enzyme, with amino-acid sequence MSDEIKINLQAVHKRIESACAACGRNPKEVRLLMATKTVEPERILKAMSYGELLIGENKVQELTEKFKALSSIKHETHFIGHLQTNKIKDVIKYADCIESVDRLELAEKLSKRLQAENKSIDILIQVNTSEEESKFGCEPEKAITLTEKIAALPCLNIKGLMTIGLFSDDIDKVRCCFKLLQKIRKEIIAKDIPNVSMEVMSMGMTGDLEAAIEEGSTLIRVGTAIFGKRNYPDSYYWNENSGTSN
- a CDS encoding cyclodeaminase/cyclohydrolase family protein, coding for MKLVEMTVKNFVAETASDSPAPGGGSVSALAGSLSAALGQMVIRLTTGKKAFKELDEKTQKEFETKLPELEAAQKRLDELIDEDTQAFNAFMEALKLPKNTEEEKAKRSKAMSDATAVAMQIPLETANTCLNVLRLLPIVAVYGNKNAASDIGVAALNARSGLEGAILNVKINLGGIDDKPLCEKTRAECNKMLEEGDKLKTEILKTVYSKIE
- a CDS encoding DUF4097 family beta strand repeat-containing protein — protein: MNGKRKFKLYAFFLFLNIFKISVIYAQNGEDKTVTVNSEITNIEVTVSGIDVIIEPTEKSGISYKQELSEGSNLSAVKRGNSLRFTGFRPSSGTIFIYVPKDYLLESCRIQTSNSTVKVSGIKAVYFVVSGTLSRAEITGSMLKNVLIAYSSGSIIFNSQIVAVADFCLSSSKGSISIAEKIENCNVFITQNKNESFTFNGEVYGKNSLMLSPQKPKKFITVSANFSNLAVEFVEPSSALVEKFDKYGISEFGPKRPPLKVNELSNFLPKN